From Malaya genurostris strain Urasoe2022 chromosome 2, Malgen_1.1, whole genome shotgun sequence:
aataggcctcagtttcagcgataacctcttcattcgtgcgaaatttctcacCGGCGAATTTTTTCTTAGGTCTGCGAACAACCAGTAGTCGCtgagagccaaatctggcgaaagaggtggatgtgggagcaattcgcaGTTCAATGCATGGAGTTttaccattgttttgattgacttgtgacacggtgcgttgtcttgatgaaacaaaacttgttTCTTTGCCACATGCGGTCGTATCTTTGAAATGtctgccttcaaacgctccaataacgctatataatattcactgttaatggtatttgctATCTCACGATAgtggataaattttacaccaacCACATCCCAAAATTGGGGCTTTGGACGATGTTCACCAGCTGCTGTCCAGTcatatgacgatcgttttgatttcggagcgaagtgatgaatccatgtttcatccttcGTCACATATTGATTCAAACATTCCAGTTTGATACGTTTAaatatggccaaacactgctcagaatcatcaacacgttctcgtttttggtcaacagtgagcaaacgcggcacccactctgAACAATgcgttgcaaaattcacacaatctagGGCTATTGCACCAATAGTCTTCTCATTAGTAGATTATTCGACTTTCATTAAACGAATTGTGATTGAATCGggtataatatttttactgcGGTTCTAAGAAAGAATACCACAGAAACAAtagttcaaaaaattttcaatactgaTGTTATAGCGAAGCGAATGTACCAACCACtattggcttaccgtagtgaacagctttttggcaatattgacatgtgggcatctgattgtcataggtaacaagtgatttgcacgggattcttgtatcctggccgaaagtcacataagaaggtataggcctcttaaagcgcatgcgtaacaaacgtacgccatttagaataccggggaaaaagttcttccacttttatttttcgatagagagaatctttcCGACATAGTTtaacgaatataaggatcgatgacgcttgaggaaagatcatgcacacgcacttctatagcactatcttccacctatactggaatgttgtacttaatgttttcgtgctccacatagtgcacatttttattgtcatttgcgaaatgaattgcatccaactctttataaaactgaatgtaaacaacattatttgtcttattgcattgaagtaaatgtacacgtttaatgtcaagatgcatttgctctttaagcaaaccttctcGTATCGATGGTCGAATTTtgtactgcctgaagtcaacaacaattgtattctttcgtatcggcggtagcttttgttcgtttggtttactcatttcgagatcgttctattgttcactacacaatactgtacttggtttcctccgtcccgaacgtaagcggttttgttttattgacTGAGTTgggtgagatgtgaaagcgaactgacatGTTCGCATTGGGTGTTTTTGATTGCCGTAACAAAATGTGAgaatgaaaaagtgacacactacaAGACAAAATTAGGTAATGATTCTATATCGgtaccgtattcgttgtgatttAACAAATAAATACAAACGCAGTGTCGGTTGAAAACTTTCGCACATTTTcccggaaaataattttgaatcaataaatagaataaaattcCTCTGGATAGATGGGAAAAAATGGGTATAGTTAAGTCTGCGTATATACTTAAATTTTTTGCCGATATATGTGCGAATCAATTTGTTTCGGGAAGTACACTCTCTCTACCAAAAAGAAGATTTGTACGCTTTGTCAAGGCAGTATATACATGGGAAAACTTATGCTAATGGCTACCATTATGTTCATTGAATGAAATATGCatcaaatttccaaaaaaaaatgcatttttattcattgcgtttggtcaactgttttaactttggtATTTGAAAACCTTATATTATTTACTACAAAATTCTTTCTGAATACATTCAGACTTTTTAGTTCTAAATTTTATATACcgggaataaaaatatgaataatatttAGCATGTCTATGTTCTAAAACCCAAAATATCAaaggcgcgcacgttttcagtaagtacaatgatcaactttaccataaatatcgaatagcatATAGATTTTAagtagatatagtgagtttaaataaaattcacaaATCACAAGtcgatcaaagcaattgcaaaagtacatgaattgaacttcgaattgctcccacagcTCTCACTGGCTCTCAGCGACTACTGGTTGTTCGCAGACCTAAGAAAAAGTTCGCCGgtgagaaatttcgcacgaatgaagattcAGATTGAGAACCTTGCTGTGCAGCATTCTCCATTTTTAAAAGAAATGCCAGATTTATCTTTTTGAAACGAGCAACTGACTTGATCGACTTCCAGAACTCACTTACCGGAATGCCTCCTCCAGCAGAGTATCGAACCGGCTGGTGTCCTGCATAACGATCTGAGCGTTCTTCCGGTAAAGTGAAAGATTGTTAATGAAACTTCTCGCCGAGTCCAGATGAGCAAACAATATGGAAAATCCAAAATCTTGCGTGTTTGTTTCCCACGGGGTAACGCAGCTCGTTACCAACGTGGAACTCTGAGATTGTGACGAATCAACTGAAAAAAGAGAGCAAATATTAGCACGCTAGTTGTAAAGTTTCTTGCACGGTGGTGGCTGTACTCATAACATCGTTGATTGTGCGATCCTTAAGTAGTATGTATGGCAGTATGTGCGGTATCGTCGTATTCGGTGCCTGCGGGTTCGAGCAATCGTTCATGCTGTTGAGCGTGGGTCGTAGTTTAGCTTCAAAATTGAATGCACTGTCGGTATACTTTTGGCGCAATGTGTGCCACGTAGTTTCTAGCTTTTGAATCTGAAAGAAATAGTACGTATGCAGATTAGTGGGGTTTTTGAGGTTGACTAACCGAACAATTCGGTACAACCTGAGGCATTGAAAGACCAAGCATGATTGCACAGAACCCGAACAGATTTCCGAGGGCAGTTTTCGTTTCTACAGCTATTTGAATCCATTTGTTCAAGGTCTCCGCTCTTTCCAGGTCATCCTGGCAGGTCAAAATGGTAACAGCTACTAGTAGTTTCATGCATTCCGTACGCTCAATCAGATCCTGTCGGAACTGTTTGCCCTGCTCGAGTGTGATCAATTCCAGTCCCGTGCAGTTGAGAGGGTGGTCTTTTTTCTCGTCATCTTTTTCTATTTGTAAAAATGGagtaagtaagtttattttaacaTATGTGAGTTCGATTGTAAGTACCTAAAATTAAACTAATATCAACACGCGTTAGATGATTCGCAATCACCCTGGAACCGGTTTCACTCAGCATCATCCGGAACGTATTGAGGGTGCCACTGTCCAATGGTTTGTAGTCACAAAACGGAAGCAGAAGTGTGTTGAAACTTTCCAAATCATAACGCGAGACCTGCTCGAATATTGGCATGTTCAGAGACAACAGTGTTTCCTCGGCGGCAGCCGGATCAAAATCCACATAAGATCGCAAGGTGATGGATGACATGGAGCTGGGAATAAAGCGAGGATTTTTCAGTACTACACCGCCTCGATGCTGCAAAACCAATTCATCTCCGGTAGCGGAGCTTTGAGCAGAATCTCCGGAGCCATTACCAGAGTCCGATCCACTGGGATGGTACGAGCCTAACCGTTGAACTGGTCCATGATGATCAACATCCTTCATTGAATCATTCCGCTGAACACCTCGAATCGGCTTCGGTGGAGGACTAGGAGCTTGTTCCGTTTCTTCATCAGCCTCCGCCAACTGTTTGTGCTCTAAACAAGGACTCAGTGAATGCTCGCTGGATTCTTTGTTAATACTAAATGTCCGTGAACCCAGTACTCCACGGGATGAGCGTAAACTGTTGGAACGGGGCAGAGATTGAGAACTCATTTTCAGCGCCGGATCGGCTGTTCCCGATCGAGTTAAAGTTTGAGTTTTTACTACACCATCAGCGCTGGAAGATTTCTCATCCACGGGGGTAGTTCGCTGACTGGAATCATTTTGGATAACTCCATCGGCACTGTTGCACTTCTCGGTCGAGCCAGGTAATCGTGAGGATTTGGAAAGAGATTTACTATCGGAGCCGTTGGATTGTATGACGCCGTCTGCACTGCAGTATCGTTGCTGGGCCGTTTGAGCTCCCTGCAGCGGAGTTAGAGACTGCGAACGTTGCTTCTTCGAAGGCAAACGAGGTGGCGTTTCACGCTTTGTTCGCGGTGGTGAAGACATCGGACTTCGATATGTGTTCGTTTGCTGGGTGTAGGGATTATACCttgaaagaaaaacaaacaaaattacaATGCATAAATATCGTCATGATAAATCCAAACATGCATCGCTACCTAAACCCAGGTGATGACGGCACCGGCGAGGGTGAGTTGAGTGGGCTTGGCCCTCGAACTCCCCCCACGTGCTGGCCATACTTGGAAGCATAGAACGACAACGGATATATTCTGTTGCAGGGGAACTGGATCCGTGCTCCGGAGGCTGCTGAGATGACTTTCCCTGGTAGGAGgaaacgaaatgaaaatgaaGCGGTCGAGAACAATTCCGTTGTGTTTCTGGTGAACATAATTATTGCTGACGCCGCCGAAAGCAACTCACCTGAGCCTACATAGAACGTTATTAAATCAGGAACTGTGTCGTAGGCATCATCTTCGAACTGGTATTGTACTCTTTCGTATACGGTTTCAGGTTGAATCAGCAACTGTGGAAACAAAACAGAAACGTGTGATGTGAAAAAAGAATCAAGGAAAATGCTGTTCAAGCAGTGTGTTTGGGGAATGAAATTTAGTTTTCAGTTCTGCAGCACaagagaaaattgttttttcgaCGATTATGCATGATGTTTTGTACTTATTTTCTAGAGTATTTAAAGATTAACCTCGgtatgttctttttttttattttgccttTAAGATTCCTACTTTCTGGTAATGTGCCtcgcgggccagaaaaactttttcatcctaCGTGCGGAATGGAAGATATCGAATTACTCTCATCACGTTATACCCGGTTGGGCACGTCCAGTTTTACAAATAAACTTGATTGCAGTTGAATTTTCTGAGGTGAATGGTTAAATTTGATGTGGGTCGATAGTTCAGGTCATTACGCATTGATCTCATAAATCAAGTGTATCAAGTAACAATTAAAATGAACGGAATACTGCAAAacgactttttttgttttcctcCTCCTTTCACGCAGATAAAAGAAATCAATTCTGTGGAAAAACATAATTAAGCTTCCGATCGATAACTGTTCAATGTATCTCAATCTGGACAAATCGAGAGAGGATCCTTTTTGACGAAATTGTCATGCTGCTTATGAAGCTTCTCTCGACTGTAGTAGTAGCTAGCCAAATCTTAACAAAACCTTACAGACTCTTTTGGTGCTTTGATGAATGGTAgaattcatttttattctcAAGAGCTCATCTATGTAGAGCTTCATAAGTTTTtggaccgcagctacaaattgcttgccacatCCGTAATGATTAAGTCAAAAACGCATAGCTTTTGCTTCAAAAACACTTTCGTCATTGAACCAACTAGCAACTACCATCAATGCACAATAAGGCACCAACTGTGGCACTAGAAATGAtcacaagactgcgaacaacaaaaacaaagcAGAAACCACCCACAACTTAATCTTtgctggatggaaatggaagctcctctcccccaagAAAAAGTGTTACGACAAGATTTACTAACAAAAAATTAATTCTAGCTAACAAAAACGAAGGCTCATTCGGCGACGTAAAGCTTGTAAGGAAACagacctgaataaaaaattttaatacaTAAATAGAAACGTATAGCGTTAATGAAATCTTCTCTAGTCGTTGCCACATGAAACTTTTACCCGGGATGCTACCTAATGTATACCTTCATATACGTTAGTTGTCCATCTACAACTCTAACTCGACTGCAGTAGCAGCTAACCAAATCTCTGACTAAAATTTTACAGCGCCTGTTTATGCTTTGACAAATGGTAGAATGCATTTTTTCCAGGCATGCTTTTTTCGTCATGCTTTTCGACCGCACCCACGAACCTCTTACCAAATCAGAAATGTTCATGCCTACTCATCAACAAAACGTATTTAAATCCATGATGACATCTACTTTAGCCATGGGCATATGAATTCTTTACCCGGGAAGCTATCGGAAGTCCATTTCCACATACGTTTTGTTGTCCTTCAATATGTAACCTTAAGGTAATTTTCGACTAGCAGCtagtcattttcattttcttttcttATTCTTTGGGGAATAGAAGATTACGTCTTTTGagactctgtttttttttaaacttcgaGTTTATGTATTTCCTTCACATACGTTCCGTTGTCCATCAGTAAGTACCCTTGAAGTATCACTCCACTGCAGTGGCAACTACCCGAATCTGCCCGAACCATTACACAGTCTCTTGTATTTCGAGGCATGGTAGATTGCATCTAAAGACAGACTATTATTTGTATAACTTCGAATTGATagattct
This genomic window contains:
- the LOC131429904 gene encoding SH2 domain-containing protein 3C isoform X1 encodes the protein MSRPTVSRSQSLLSPFEGISWSHKFGSLNRRRKNAPMVITSCPHMDVSDWLARLDLTEYRDKFKLFNGVEDFLYHSEADIKKLGIRNNAHRARIISSLVALREKSSTGSLKHVDTLRKTMRHSVAVEPNKCTRNNEDMPSYECLTISNAKQSKSLGDLLDMETPDGGNEAVALKKALEWELSLDSRDLRSHAWYHGPIPRQRAEEIVQKDGDFLVRDCVSQPGNYVLTCRTKGPTLHFVINKLLIQPETVYERVQYQFEDDAYDTVPDLITFYVGSGKVISAASGARIQFPCNRIYPLSFYASKYGQHVGGVRGPSPLNSPSPVPSSPGFRYNPYTQQTNTYRSPMSSPPRTKRETPPRLPSKKQRSQSLTPLQGAQTAQQRYCSADGVIQSNGSDSKSLSKSSRLPGSTEKCNSADGVIQNDSSQRTTPVDEKSSSADGVVKTQTLTRSGTADPALKMSSQSLPRSNSLRSSRGVLGSRTFSINKESSEHSLSPCLEHKQLAEADEETEQAPSPPPKPIRGVQRNDSMKDVDHHGPVQRLGSYHPSGSDSGNGSGDSAQSSATGDELVLQHRGGVVLKNPRFIPSSMSSITLRSYVDFDPAAAEETLLSLNMPIFEQVSRYDLESFNTLLLPFCDYKPLDSGTLNTFRMMLSETGSRVIANHLTRVDISLILEKDDEKKDHPLNCTGLELITLEQGKQFRQDLIERTECMKLLVAVTILTCQDDLERAETLNKWIQIAVETKTALGNLFGFCAIMLGLSMPQIQKLETTWHTLRQKYTDSAFNFEAKLRPTLNSMNDCSNPQAPNTTIPHILPYILLKDRTINDVMIDSSQSQSSTLVTSCVTPWETNTQDFGFSILFAHLDSARSFINNLSLYRKNAQIVMQDTSRFDTLLEEAFRTEFQVKFLWGCKGCFIPAEDRHAKFEHVLSVMADKFCGDSNAAG
- the LOC131429904 gene encoding SH2 domain-containing protein 3C isoform X2; this encodes MSRPTVSRSQSLLSPFEGISWSHKFGSLNRRRKNAPMVITSCPHMDVSDWLARLDLTEYRDKFKLFNGVEDFLYHSEADIKKLGIRNNAHRARIISSLVALREKSSTGSLKHVDTLRKTMRHSVAVEPNKCTRNNEDMPYECLTISNAKQSKSLGDLLDMETPDGGNEAVALKKALEWELSLDSRDLRSHAWYHGPIPRQRAEEIVQKDGDFLVRDCVSQPGNYVLTCRTKGPTLHFVINKLLIQPETVYERVQYQFEDDAYDTVPDLITFYVGSGKVISAASGARIQFPCNRIYPLSFYASKYGQHVGGVRGPSPLNSPSPVPSSPGFRYNPYTQQTNTYRSPMSSPPRTKRETPPRLPSKKQRSQSLTPLQGAQTAQQRYCSADGVIQSNGSDSKSLSKSSRLPGSTEKCNSADGVIQNDSSQRTTPVDEKSSSADGVVKTQTLTRSGTADPALKMSSQSLPRSNSLRSSRGVLGSRTFSINKESSEHSLSPCLEHKQLAEADEETEQAPSPPPKPIRGVQRNDSMKDVDHHGPVQRLGSYHPSGSDSGNGSGDSAQSSATGDELVLQHRGGVVLKNPRFIPSSMSSITLRSYVDFDPAAAEETLLSLNMPIFEQVSRYDLESFNTLLLPFCDYKPLDSGTLNTFRMMLSETGSRVIANHLTRVDISLILEKDDEKKDHPLNCTGLELITLEQGKQFRQDLIERTECMKLLVAVTILTCQDDLERAETLNKWIQIAVETKTALGNLFGFCAIMLGLSMPQIQKLETTWHTLRQKYTDSAFNFEAKLRPTLNSMNDCSNPQAPNTTIPHILPYILLKDRTINDVMIDSSQSQSSTLVTSCVTPWETNTQDFGFSILFAHLDSARSFINNLSLYRKNAQIVMQDTSRFDTLLEEAFRTEFQVKFLWGCKGCFIPAEDRHAKFEHVLSVMADKFCGDSNAAG
- the LOC131429904 gene encoding SH2 domain-containing protein 3C isoform X7; the protein is METPDGGNEAVALKKALEWELSLDSRDLRSHAWYHGPIPRQRAEEIVQKDGDFLVRDCVSQPGNYVLTCRTKGPTLHFVINKLLIQPETVYERVQYQFEDDAYDTVPDLITFYVGSGKVISAASGARIQFPCNRIYPLSFYASKYGQHVGGVRGPSPLNSPSPVPSSPGFRYNPYTQQTNTYRSPMSSPPRTKRETPPRLPSKKQRSQSLTPLQGAQTAQQRYCSADGVIQSNGSDSKSLSKSSRLPGSTEKCNSADGVIQNDSSQRTTPVDEKSSSADGVVKTQTLTRSGTADPALKMSSQSLPRSNSLRSSRGVLGSRTFSINKESSEHSLSPCLEHKQLAEADEETEQAPSPPPKPIRGVQRNDSMKDVDHHGPVQRLGSYHPSGSDSGNGSGDSAQSSATGDELVLQHRGGVVLKNPRFIPSSMSSITLRSYVDFDPAAAEETLLSLNMPIFEQVSRYDLESFNTLLLPFCDYKPLDSGTLNTFRMMLSETGSRVIANHLTRVDISLILEKDDEKKDHPLNCTGLELITLEQGKQFRQDLIERTECMKLLVAVTILTCQDDLERAETLNKWIQIAVETKTALGNLFGFCAIMLGLSMPQIQKLETTWHTLRQKYTDSAFNFEAKLRPTLNSMNDCSNPQAPNTTIPHILPYILLKDRTINDVMIDSSQSQSSTLVTSCVTPWETNTQDFGFSILFAHLDSARSFINNLSLYRKNAQIVMQDTSRFDTLLEEAFRTEFQVKFLWGCKGCFIPAEDRHAKFEHVLSVMADKFCGDSNAAG
- the LOC131429904 gene encoding breast cancer anti-estrogen resistance protein 3 homolog isoform X5 — encoded protein: MRTSIRKQQQCVLKALCCVPIPGSLKHVDTLRKTMRHSVAVEPNKCTRNNEDMPSYECLTISNAKQSKSLGDLLDMETPDGGNEAVALKKALEWELSLDSRDLRSHAWYHGPIPRQRAEEIVQKDGDFLVRDCVSQPGNYVLTCRTKGPTLHFVINKLLIQPETVYERVQYQFEDDAYDTVPDLITFYVGSGKVISAASGARIQFPCNRIYPLSFYASKYGQHVGGVRGPSPLNSPSPVPSSPGFRYNPYTQQTNTYRSPMSSPPRTKRETPPRLPSKKQRSQSLTPLQGAQTAQQRYCSADGVIQSNGSDSKSLSKSSRLPGSTEKCNSADGVIQNDSSQRTTPVDEKSSSADGVVKTQTLTRSGTADPALKMSSQSLPRSNSLRSSRGVLGSRTFSINKESSEHSLSPCLEHKQLAEADEETEQAPSPPPKPIRGVQRNDSMKDVDHHGPVQRLGSYHPSGSDSGNGSGDSAQSSATGDELVLQHRGGVVLKNPRFIPSSMSSITLRSYVDFDPAAAEETLLSLNMPIFEQVSRYDLESFNTLLLPFCDYKPLDSGTLNTFRMMLSETGSRVIANHLTRVDISLILEKDDEKKDHPLNCTGLELITLEQGKQFRQDLIERTECMKLLVAVTILTCQDDLERAETLNKWIQIAVETKTALGNLFGFCAIMLGLSMPQIQKLETTWHTLRQKYTDSAFNFEAKLRPTLNSMNDCSNPQAPNTTIPHILPYILLKDRTINDVMIDSSQSQSSTLVTSCVTPWETNTQDFGFSILFAHLDSARSFINNLSLYRKNAQIVMQDTSRFDTLLEEAFRTEFQVKFLWGCKGCFIPAEDRHAKFEHVLSVMADKFCGDSNAAG
- the LOC131429904 gene encoding SH2 domain-containing protein 3C isoform X4; translation: MVITSCPHMDVSDWLARLDLTEYRDKFKLFNGVEDFLYHSEADIKKLGIRNNAHRARIISSLVALREKSSTGSLKHVDTLRKTMRHSVAVEPNKCTRNNEDMPSYECLTISNAKQSKSLGDLLDMETPDGGNEAVALKKALEWELSLDSRDLRSHAWYHGPIPRQRAEEIVQKDGDFLVRDCVSQPGNYVLTCRTKGPTLHFVINKLLIQPETVYERVQYQFEDDAYDTVPDLITFYVGSGKVISAASGARIQFPCNRIYPLSFYASKYGQHVGGVRGPSPLNSPSPVPSSPGFRYNPYTQQTNTYRSPMSSPPRTKRETPPRLPSKKQRSQSLTPLQGAQTAQQRYCSADGVIQSNGSDSKSLSKSSRLPGSTEKCNSADGVIQNDSSQRTTPVDEKSSSADGVVKTQTLTRSGTADPALKMSSQSLPRSNSLRSSRGVLGSRTFSINKESSEHSLSPCLEHKQLAEADEETEQAPSPPPKPIRGVQRNDSMKDVDHHGPVQRLGSYHPSGSDSGNGSGDSAQSSATGDELVLQHRGGVVLKNPRFIPSSMSSITLRSYVDFDPAAAEETLLSLNMPIFEQVSRYDLESFNTLLLPFCDYKPLDSGTLNTFRMMLSETGSRVIANHLTRVDISLILEKDDEKKDHPLNCTGLELITLEQGKQFRQDLIERTECMKLLVAVTILTCQDDLERAETLNKWIQIAVETKTALGNLFGFCAIMLGLSMPQIQKLETTWHTLRQKYTDSAFNFEAKLRPTLNSMNDCSNPQAPNTTIPHILPYILLKDRTINDVMIDSSQSQSSTLVTSCVTPWETNTQDFGFSILFAHLDSARSFINNLSLYRKNAQIVMQDTSRFDTLLEEAFRTEFQVKFLWGCKGCFIPAEDRHAKFEHVLSVMADKFCGDSNAAG
- the LOC131429904 gene encoding SH2 domain-containing protein 3C isoform X3, producing MGKTTSKLDKRRSQSISWSHKFGSLNRRRKNAPMVITSCPHMDVSDWLARLDLTEYRDKFKLFNGVEDFLYHSEADIKKLGIRNNAHRARIISSLVALREKSSTGSLKHVDTLRKTMRHSVAVEPNKCTRNNEDMPSYECLTISNAKQSKSLGDLLDMETPDGGNEAVALKKALEWELSLDSRDLRSHAWYHGPIPRQRAEEIVQKDGDFLVRDCVSQPGNYVLTCRTKGPTLHFVINKLLIQPETVYERVQYQFEDDAYDTVPDLITFYVGSGKVISAASGARIQFPCNRIYPLSFYASKYGQHVGGVRGPSPLNSPSPVPSSPGFRYNPYTQQTNTYRSPMSSPPRTKRETPPRLPSKKQRSQSLTPLQGAQTAQQRYCSADGVIQSNGSDSKSLSKSSRLPGSTEKCNSADGVIQNDSSQRTTPVDEKSSSADGVVKTQTLTRSGTADPALKMSSQSLPRSNSLRSSRGVLGSRTFSINKESSEHSLSPCLEHKQLAEADEETEQAPSPPPKPIRGVQRNDSMKDVDHHGPVQRLGSYHPSGSDSGNGSGDSAQSSATGDELVLQHRGGVVLKNPRFIPSSMSSITLRSYVDFDPAAAEETLLSLNMPIFEQVSRYDLESFNTLLLPFCDYKPLDSGTLNTFRMMLSETGSRVIANHLTRVDISLILEKDDEKKDHPLNCTGLELITLEQGKQFRQDLIERTECMKLLVAVTILTCQDDLERAETLNKWIQIAVETKTALGNLFGFCAIMLGLSMPQIQKLETTWHTLRQKYTDSAFNFEAKLRPTLNSMNDCSNPQAPNTTIPHILPYILLKDRTINDVMIDSSQSQSSTLVTSCVTPWETNTQDFGFSILFAHLDSARSFINNLSLYRKNAQIVMQDTSRFDTLLEEAFRTEFQVKFLWGCKGCFIPAEDRHAKFEHVLSVMADKFCGDSNAAG
- the LOC131429904 gene encoding SH2 domain-containing protein 3C isoform X6; this encodes MRTSIRKQQQCVLKALCCVPIPGSLKHVDTLRKTMRHSVAVEPNKCTRNNEDMPYECLTISNAKQSKSLGDLLDMETPDGGNEAVALKKALEWELSLDSRDLRSHAWYHGPIPRQRAEEIVQKDGDFLVRDCVSQPGNYVLTCRTKGPTLHFVINKLLIQPETVYERVQYQFEDDAYDTVPDLITFYVGSGKVISAASGARIQFPCNRIYPLSFYASKYGQHVGGVRGPSPLNSPSPVPSSPGFRYNPYTQQTNTYRSPMSSPPRTKRETPPRLPSKKQRSQSLTPLQGAQTAQQRYCSADGVIQSNGSDSKSLSKSSRLPGSTEKCNSADGVIQNDSSQRTTPVDEKSSSADGVVKTQTLTRSGTADPALKMSSQSLPRSNSLRSSRGVLGSRTFSINKESSEHSLSPCLEHKQLAEADEETEQAPSPPPKPIRGVQRNDSMKDVDHHGPVQRLGSYHPSGSDSGNGSGDSAQSSATGDELVLQHRGGVVLKNPRFIPSSMSSITLRSYVDFDPAAAEETLLSLNMPIFEQVSRYDLESFNTLLLPFCDYKPLDSGTLNTFRMMLSETGSRVIANHLTRVDISLILEKDDEKKDHPLNCTGLELITLEQGKQFRQDLIERTECMKLLVAVTILTCQDDLERAETLNKWIQIAVETKTALGNLFGFCAIMLGLSMPQIQKLETTWHTLRQKYTDSAFNFEAKLRPTLNSMNDCSNPQAPNTTIPHILPYILLKDRTINDVMIDSSQSQSSTLVTSCVTPWETNTQDFGFSILFAHLDSARSFINNLSLYRKNAQIVMQDTSRFDTLLEEAFRTEFQVKFLWGCKGCFIPAEDRHAKFEHVLSVMADKFCGDSNAAG